In a genomic window of Quercus lobata isolate SW786 chromosome 4, ValleyOak3.0 Primary Assembly, whole genome shotgun sequence:
- the LOC115985724 gene encoding uncharacterized protein At4g02000-like, with product MEDLEHMCSEGPWSMDGAFLFLERWRPNLVMNRLHLNFVSIWVQLHGLPLEYQYPELAERMGHMIGAFEKIDWEDRLPQNIRFIRVKVRLNPWMPVVSGFMLRLDDGTRTWIQCRYEKVHKLCTKCSPIRHTRSQCSESMDEVKRILIRQRHWIQRLH from the coding sequence ATGGAAGATCTAGAGCATATGTGCTCTGAGGGTCCTTGGTCCATGGATGGtgcctttctttttcttgaaagGTGGAGGCCGAATCTGGTGATGAATAGGTTacatttgaattttgtttctatttgggTTCAACTCCACGGGTTACCCTTGGAATATCAATACCCGGAGTTAGCAGAAAGGATGGGTCATATGATTGGTGCTTTTGAAAAGATTGATTGGGAAGATAGGCTACCTCAAAATATCAGGTTCATACGGGTTAAGGTGAGACTGAATCCGTGGATGCCAGTTGTTTCCGGATTCATGCTTCGCTTGGATGATGGAACCCGAACTTGGATTCAATGTAGGTATGAAAAAGTCCACAAGCTATGCACCAAATGTAGTCCTATCAGACACACCAGAAGCCAGTGTAGTGAGAGTATGGATGAAGTGAAAAGAATTCTCATCCGTCAAAGACACTGGATTCAACGTCTTCACTAG